From one Caldisericota bacterium genomic stretch:
- a CDS encoding TrkA family potassium uptake protein: MKKQFGVIGLGKFGAAVATHLEELGCTVIALDKDPDLVDDIKDEVSFAEVVEAANPEALAATGIKNCDVVVVAIGEVQSNILVSLVLEELGITNIIAKASSEVHGRVLKKIGVKEVVFPEKDMGTRVANKITSSNILDYISIAKEFDIIEFEVSKKLLKKSLKELSLRNRFGITVIAIKKGSEIIVSPNAEEKIFEGDSLFLVGKTSDIGKFEREFSK; the protein is encoded by the coding sequence ATGAAAAAACAGTTTGGAGTAATAGGACTGGGGAAATTCGGTGCAGCTGTTGCTACACATCTTGAAGAATTAGGATGTACAGTGATTGCTCTTGACAAAGATCCCGATCTTGTTGACGATATTAAGGATGAAGTGAGTTTTGCTGAAGTTGTTGAAGCAGCCAATCCAGAAGCTCTTGCGGCAACAGGTATCAAAAATTGTGATGTTGTTGTTGTTGCAATAGGGGAAGTTCAATCCAATATTCTTGTTTCCCTTGTTTTAGAAGAGTTGGGAATTACTAATATTATAGCAAAAGCGAGTAGTGAAGTACATGGAAGGGTTTTAAAAAAGATCGGAGTGAAGGAAGTTGTATTTCCAGAAAAGGATATGGGCACCAGGGTAGCGAATAAAATTACTTCTTCAAATATCCTTGACTACATTTCAATAGCAAAAGAATTTGATATTATTGAGTTTGAGGTATCTAAAAAGCTATTGAAAAAGAGCTTGAAAGAGCTTTCCTTGAGAAACAGATTTGGAATAACGGTGATAGCAATTAAAAAAGGAAGTGAGATAATTGTTTCCCCTAATGCTGAGGAAAAAATTTTCGAAGGAGATTCCTTGTTTCTTGTAGGCAAAACTTCTGATATTGGAAAATTTGAAAGGGAATTTTCAAAATGA
- a CDS encoding potassium transporter TrkG, whose translation STVAIKNLNQSTQFILTWFMLIGGSPGGTAGGIKTTTFIVITGLVIYSIRRKGDVVIGKRAIKKGTLMRAVFVFGFAIFVIAVATLVILFVQGGEFTFLQVLFEVISAFGTVGLSTGITTHLSSISRFVIIVTMFVGRVGSMSLVISMMGRRKTPHIGYPEEDIAIG comes from the coding sequence TCAGTACAGTGGCTATAAAAAATCTTAATCAGTCTACTCAGTTTATCTTGACATGGTTTATGCTTATAGGAGGTTCTCCTGGAGGTACAGCAGGTGGAATAAAAACTACGACATTTATTGTTATTACAGGATTAGTTATTTATTCCATAAGACGAAAAGGAGACGTGGTTATAGGCAAGAGGGCGATAAAAAAGGGAACTTTGATGCGTGCGGTATTTGTATTTGGATTTGCCATTTTTGTGATTGCTGTTGCAACTCTTGTTATTCTTTTTGTGCAAGGTGGCGAGTTTACATTTTTACAAGTTTTGTTTGAGGTAATTTCAGCATTCGGGACAGTAGGTCTTTCTACAGGTATTACTACACATCTTTCATCTATTTCGCGTTTTGTAATTATTGTTACAATGTTTGTAGGGAGAGTAGGATCGATGAGTTTAGTTATTAGCATGATGGGGAGAAGAAAAACCCCGCATATAGGCTATCCAGAAGAGGATATAGCCATAGGTTAG
- a CDS encoding HAD family hydrolase, with protein MIKLVTLDLWDTLITDKKDNERERDLKRTDFILKTLNLPDEYRGKIADYFNELDKSLKHLSNENDWAITPEAQLQHLFTTINAHPSNKQFLSILKFYTECDLDNPPVLIENDINICLEKLKDNYNLVLISNTGRTPGRVLKKLLKEFKILNYFDMLIFSDEVEMRKPEPKIFFTACEAFHVLSKEAVHVGDSILMDFNGALSAKVNPVLYLPNGNPPVTPFIRSLFELKDSMGKYYDKN; from the coding sequence ATGATAAAACTTGTTACTCTGGATTTATGGGATACATTGATTACAGACAAAAAAGATAATGAAAGGGAACGAGATTTAAAGCGAACCGATTTTATATTAAAAACGCTTAATCTTCCCGATGAGTATCGAGGAAAAATAGCAGATTATTTTAACGAACTTGATAAATCTCTTAAACATCTATCTAATGAAAATGACTGGGCAATTACTCCGGAAGCACAACTTCAGCACCTGTTTACGACAATAAACGCACATCCTTCTAATAAACAGTTTCTATCAATCTTAAAATTTTATACAGAATGTGATCTTGATAACCCGCCAGTGCTTATTGAAAACGATATCAATATATGTCTGGAAAAGCTTAAAGACAATTATAATCTTGTTCTTATATCAAATACAGGGCGAACACCTGGTAGAGTTCTTAAGAAACTTCTGAAGGAGTTCAAAATTTTAAACTATTTTGATATGCTAATTTTTTCTGATGAAGTAGAAATGCGTAAGCCTGAGCCCAAAATATTTTTTACTGCTTGTGAGGCATTTCATGTACTTTCGAAAGAAGCCGTACATGTTGGGGATTCGATTTTAATGGATTTTAATGGAGCCTTAAGTGCGAAAGTAAACCCTGTTCTTTATTTGCCAAATGGAAATCCACCAGTAACACCTTTTATAAGAAGCTTATTTGAACTAAAGGATTCAATGGGTAAATATTATGATAAAAATTAG